The following are encoded in a window of Bradyrhizobium guangdongense genomic DNA:
- a CDS encoding TRAP transporter large permease subunit — MMGEATVQSPRRSSVLASLERILGLAVEIPAAILVVVEIAILFAGVVARYGLHRPLIWSDELASILFLWLAMLGAAVAFRRSEHMRMTAVVARARPATRAYLDLVATCAALAFLVLIIWPAWDYAYEESFITTPALQISNMWRAVALPVGICLMAAFALVRLFRTADYRMVLTAVISVVVVVGLFWLAQPYLRPLGNLNLVIFFVGVAGFCVFAGVPIAFGFGLAIFGYLALTTPTPVMVLVGRMDEGMSHLILLSVPLFVFLGLLIEMTGMARAMVAFLGSLLGHVRGGLHYVLVGAMYLVSGISGAKAADMAAVAPVLFPEMKQRGAKPGDLVALLAATGAQTETIPPSLVLITIGSVTGVSIAALFTGGLLPGVVLAITLCMLVRWRYRHEDMSHVRRATASEIGKTFIVALPALALPFVIRYAVVEGIATATEVSTIGIVYGALVGLLIYRRFDWRRLFPMLVETAALSGAILLIIGTATGMAWGLTQSGFSRSLAAAMTGLPGGAATFIAVSILAFTILGSVLEGIPAIVLFGPLLFPIARAVGVHEVHYAMVIILAMGIGLFAPPFGVGYYAACAIGRVDPADGIRPIWGYLVALLVGLIIVAVFPWISIGFL, encoded by the coding sequence ATGATGGGCGAGGCGACCGTTCAGTCCCCTCGCCGATCCTCCGTGCTGGCCTCGCTCGAGCGCATCCTCGGCCTCGCCGTCGAAATCCCGGCGGCCATTCTGGTGGTCGTCGAGATCGCGATCCTGTTTGCCGGCGTCGTCGCGCGCTACGGCTTGCATCGGCCGCTGATCTGGTCCGATGAGCTCGCTTCGATCCTGTTCCTGTGGCTGGCGATGCTGGGCGCGGCAGTCGCATTTCGCCGCTCTGAGCACATGCGCATGACCGCGGTTGTCGCGCGTGCGCGGCCGGCCACGCGCGCTTATCTCGACCTCGTCGCCACCTGCGCAGCGTTGGCCTTCCTCGTGCTGATCATCTGGCCGGCCTGGGACTACGCCTACGAGGAAAGTTTCATCACCACGCCGGCGCTGCAGATCTCGAACATGTGGCGCGCCGTCGCGCTGCCGGTCGGGATCTGCCTGATGGCGGCGTTCGCGCTGGTCCGGCTGTTCCGCACTGCCGATTATCGCATGGTGCTGACGGCCGTGATCTCCGTTGTCGTCGTGGTCGGTTTGTTCTGGCTGGCACAGCCTTATTTGCGGCCTCTCGGCAATCTCAATCTCGTTATCTTCTTCGTCGGCGTCGCCGGCTTCTGCGTCTTCGCCGGCGTTCCCATCGCGTTCGGCTTTGGCCTCGCGATCTTCGGCTATCTGGCGCTCACCACGCCCACGCCGGTCATGGTGCTGGTCGGGCGGATGGACGAGGGCATGAGCCATCTGATCCTGCTGTCGGTGCCGCTGTTCGTCTTCCTGGGGCTTCTGATCGAGATGACCGGCATGGCCCGGGCGATGGTGGCGTTCCTGGGAAGCCTGCTCGGCCACGTCCGCGGCGGGCTGCACTACGTGCTGGTAGGCGCGATGTACCTGGTCTCCGGCATATCAGGCGCCAAGGCCGCCGACATGGCCGCGGTCGCGCCCGTGCTGTTTCCTGAAATGAAGCAGCGTGGTGCCAAGCCCGGCGATCTCGTCGCGCTGCTGGCGGCGACCGGCGCCCAAACCGAGACCATCCCGCCGAGCCTCGTGCTGATCACGATCGGCTCGGTCACCGGCGTCTCGATCGCGGCGCTGTTCACCGGCGGCCTGCTGCCTGGTGTCGTGCTCGCGATCACGCTGTGCATGCTGGTGCGCTGGCGTTACCGCCACGAGGACATGAGCCATGTCCGCCGCGCCACGGCCTCCGAGATCGGCAAGACCTTCATCGTCGCCCTGCCCGCGCTCGCGCTGCCTTTCGTGATCCGCTACGCCGTGGTCGAGGGCATCGCGACCGCAACCGAAGTCTCCACCATCGGCATCGTCTATGGCGCCCTGGTCGGCCTGTTGATCTATCGCCGCTTCGACTGGCGGCGGCTGTTTCCGATGCTGGTCGAAACGGCTGCGCTGTCGGGCGCGATCCTGCTGATCATCGGCACCGCCACCGGCATGGCCTGGGGCCTGACCCAATCAGGCTTCTCGCGCTCGCTAGCGGCAGCCATGACCGGATTGCCCGGGGGAGCTGCGACCTTCATCGCCGTATCCATCCTGGCCTTCACGATCCTCGGCAGCGTTCTGGAGGGCATCCCCGCGATCGTGCTGTTCGGACCCTTGCTATTTCCGATCGCCCGCGCCGTCGGCGTGCACGAGGTGCACTACGCCATGGTGATCATTCTGGCGATGGGTATCGGGCTATTCGCGCCGCCCTTCGGCGTCGGCTATTATGCGGCCTGCGCCATTGGACGCGTCGATCCAGCCGACGGCATCAGACCGATCTGGGGCTATCTGGTGGCGCTGCTGGTGGGATTGATCATCGTCGCGGTCTTCCCCTGGATTTCGATTGGATTCCTGTAA
- a CDS encoding TRAP transporter substrate-binding protein, which produces MSFSRRTLLKASAATAVFGGVSATYVARAQAAEFTYKYANNLPDTHPLNIRAKEMAAAIKSETGGKFDLQIFPNNQLGSDTDMLSQIRSGGVEFFTLSGLILSTLVPAASINGIGFAFPDYDTVWKAMDGDLGAYVRGEIKKAGLEVMDKIWDNGFRQTTSSTKPINGPDDFKGFKIRVPVSPLWTSMFKAFDAAPASINFAEVYSALQTKIVEGQENPLAIISTAKLYEVQKYCSLTNHMWDGFWFLANRRAWEKLPQDVRTIVAKNINAAAIKEREDTAKLNAGLQQELAGKGLTFNQPAVAPFRDKLRTAGFYAEWKGKYGEQAWELLEKAVGKLS; this is translated from the coding sequence ATGAGTTTTTCCCGCCGCACGCTTCTAAAGGCCTCCGCCGCGACCGCCGTTTTTGGCGGCGTCAGCGCAACCTATGTGGCCCGTGCCCAGGCTGCCGAGTTCACCTACAAATACGCCAATAACCTGCCCGACACGCACCCGCTCAACATCCGCGCCAAGGAGATGGCTGCGGCGATCAAGAGCGAGACTGGCGGCAAGTTCGACCTCCAGATCTTCCCCAATAACCAGCTTGGCTCGGACACCGACATGCTGAGCCAGATCCGTTCCGGCGGCGTCGAGTTCTTCACGCTGTCCGGCCTGATTCTGTCGACCCTGGTGCCGGCGGCATCCATCAACGGCATCGGCTTCGCATTTCCGGATTACGACACGGTCTGGAAGGCCATGGACGGTGACCTCGGCGCTTATGTCCGCGGCGAGATCAAGAAGGCCGGCCTCGAGGTCATGGACAAGATCTGGGACAACGGCTTCCGCCAGACCACGTCGTCGACCAAGCCCATCAACGGTCCTGACGACTTCAAGGGTTTCAAGATCCGCGTGCCGGTATCGCCACTGTGGACCTCGATGTTCAAGGCCTTCGACGCCGCGCCCGCCTCGATCAATTTCGCCGAAGTCTATTCCGCGCTCCAGACCAAGATCGTCGAGGGCCAGGAGAACCCGCTGGCGATCATCTCGACCGCCAAGCTCTACGAGGTTCAGAAATACTGCTCGCTGACCAACCACATGTGGGACGGCTTCTGGTTCCTGGCCAATCGGAGAGCCTGGGAGAAACTCCCACAGGACGTGCGCACCATCGTCGCCAAGAACATCAACGCCGCCGCCATCAAGGAACGTGAGGATACGGCCAAGCTGAACGCTGGTCTCCAGCAGGAGCTCGCGGGCAAGGGCCTGACCTTCAACCAGCCCGCGGTCGCGCCCTTCCGCGACAAGCTGCGCACCGCCGGCTTCTACGCCGAGTGGAAGGGCAAGTATGGCGAGCAGGCCTGGGAGCTCTTGGAAAAGGCCGTCGGCAAACTGTCGTAA
- a CDS encoding TRAP transporter large permease codes for MANLGMIELSFILLGVMILLLGSGVWIAVSLGLVGFVAMALTTSLPLGSVLATTTWSASSSWTLAALPLFIWMGEILFRTKLSEEMFRGLSPWVQWLPGRLTHVNVIGCGIFAAVSGSSAATCATIGKIALPELDGRGYDKGLSLGSLAGSGTLGLLIPPSIPMVVYAVTANVSVLQVFLGGFLPGALVMVLYSGYIIIWSLLNPKKIPPRDPPMPFRQKLKESAKLVPCLLLILAVFLSLVLGFATATECAAWGVAGALLLAWWSGTLTRKNFVESVMSATRLTCMIMLILAGAAYTTAAMAYTGIPAALATWVQGQQLTPGMLALYLSIMYIILGCLIDGISMIVLTAVIVLPMVKQAGLDLVWFGVYLIIHVEMAQITPPVGFNLFVLQNMSGRDTLTVARAAFPFFVLLLAAVFIITEYPQIVLFLPKLAFPD; via the coding sequence ATGGCCAATCTCGGTATGATCGAACTCTCGTTCATCCTGCTCGGCGTGATGATCCTGCTGCTGGGGAGCGGGGTCTGGATCGCCGTATCGCTTGGGCTGGTCGGTTTCGTGGCGATGGCGCTGACCACGAGCCTGCCACTCGGCTCCGTGCTGGCCACCACCACCTGGAGCGCGAGCTCGTCCTGGACGCTGGCCGCATTGCCGCTGTTTATCTGGATGGGAGAAATCCTGTTCAGGACGAAGTTATCGGAAGAGATGTTCCGCGGCTTGTCGCCCTGGGTGCAATGGCTGCCGGGGCGGCTGACGCATGTGAACGTCATCGGCTGCGGCATCTTTGCGGCCGTGTCGGGCTCCTCGGCTGCGACCTGCGCGACGATCGGCAAGATCGCGCTCCCCGAGCTCGACGGACGCGGCTACGACAAGGGCCTCAGCCTCGGCTCTCTGGCTGGCTCCGGAACGCTCGGCTTGCTGATCCCGCCGTCGATCCCGATGGTCGTCTATGCGGTCACGGCCAACGTCTCGGTCCTGCAGGTGTTCCTGGGCGGCTTCCTGCCGGGTGCGCTCGTGATGGTGCTTTACTCCGGTTACATCATCATCTGGTCGCTGCTCAACCCGAAGAAGATTCCGCCGCGCGATCCTCCCATGCCGTTCCGGCAGAAGCTGAAGGAATCGGCCAAGCTCGTGCCGTGCCTGCTGCTGATCCTCGCGGTCTTCCTCTCACTCGTGCTTGGCTTTGCGACCGCGACCGAATGCGCGGCGTGGGGCGTCGCCGGCGCGCTGCTGCTGGCATGGTGGAGCGGAACGCTCACGCGCAAGAACTTCGTCGAGAGCGTCATGAGCGCGACGCGTCTGACCTGCATGATCATGCTCATTCTCGCGGGGGCCGCGTACACCACGGCCGCGATGGCCTATACCGGCATTCCGGCGGCCCTCGCCACCTGGGTCCAGGGGCAACAGCTCACGCCGGGCATGCTCGCGCTGTATCTGAGCATCATGTACATCATCCTCGGTTGCCTGATCGACGGCATCTCGATGATCGTGTTGACGGCCGTCATCGTGCTGCCGATGGTCAAGCAGGCCGGGCTCGATCTGGTCTGGTTCGGCGTCTACCTCATCATCCATGTCGAGATGGCGCAGATCACTCCGCCGGTCGGCTTCAACCTGTTCGTGCTGCAGAACATGAGCGGCCGCGACACCCTGACCGTCGCGCGGGCCGCGTTCCCGTTCTTCGTGCTGCTGCTGGCTGCCGTGTTCATCATCACCGAATATCCGCAAATCGTGCTGTTTCTGCCCAAGCTCGCGTTCCCCGACTGA
- a CDS encoding MBL fold metallo-hydrolase — MMLTLTILGCGSSAGVPRPALGWGACDPNNPKNRRRRCSLLVEKTSSHGTTRIVIDTSPDLREQLIDANVDHIDAVFLTHEHADQTHGMDDLRSVVLHMRKRIPTYFNQSTAKDIMARFSYCFISPEGSDYPPILTRHSIEAGETQAILGKGGAVTMTAFLVQHGNIPALGYRIGNAAYTPDLNDIPRESWGALENLDLWIVDGLRYTGHPSHFSINDALSWIERFKPKRAVITNMTADVDYEVIRQTLPAGVVPAYDGLRLETV, encoded by the coding sequence ATGATGCTGACGCTGACGATCCTGGGTTGCGGCTCCTCCGCCGGCGTGCCGCGCCCGGCGCTCGGCTGGGGTGCCTGCGATCCCAACAATCCCAAGAACCGGCGTCGCCGCTGCTCGCTGCTGGTCGAAAAGACTTCGAGCCACGGCACCACGCGTATCGTGATCGACACCTCGCCCGACCTGCGCGAGCAGCTCATTGATGCCAATGTCGATCATATCGACGCGGTGTTCCTGACCCATGAGCATGCCGACCAGACCCACGGCATGGACGATCTGCGCTCCGTCGTCCTGCACATGCGCAAGCGCATTCCGACCTACTTCAATCAGTCGACCGCCAAGGACATCATGGCGCGGTTCTCCTATTGCTTCATCTCGCCGGAGGGCAGCGACTATCCGCCGATCCTCACCCGGCATTCGATCGAGGCGGGCGAAACCCAGGCCATTCTGGGGAAGGGGGGCGCGGTGACGATGACGGCTTTCCTGGTCCAGCACGGCAACATTCCCGCGCTCGGCTACCGCATCGGCAACGCCGCCTACACGCCCGACCTCAACGACATCCCGCGCGAGAGCTGGGGCGCCTTGGAAAATCTCGATCTCTGGATCGTCGACGGCCTGCGCTATACCGGCCACCCTAGTCACTTCAGCATTAACGATGCGCTGTCCTGGATCGAGCGTTTCAAGCCGAAGCGCGCCGTCATCACCAACATGACGGCCGACGTCGATTACGAGGTGATCCGGCAGACACTGCCGGCGGGCGTGGTGCCCGCCTATGACGGATTGCGGCTGGAGACGGTGTAA
- a CDS encoding TRAP transporter small permease, with protein sequence MGAALAEHEDIEAPGLLRRALDLLYLGAGYAAGIFMVAIFAIMMVMSVGRQFAINIPAGDDFASWCMAAMAFLGLAHTFKRGEMIRVGLLLERLHGRTRQAAEIIALGIATVFILYFTRYAAQMAYDSWRFNDVAQGVVAVPLWIPQIGFAGGLAILSIAVIDEMVNVLRGGRPSYEQGSPDETPDEFIERISQGGGG encoded by the coding sequence TTGGGGGCCGCATTGGCGGAGCATGAGGACATCGAGGCACCGGGGCTGCTGCGGCGCGCCCTTGACCTTCTCTATCTCGGCGCAGGCTACGCAGCCGGCATTTTCATGGTCGCGATCTTCGCGATCATGATGGTCATGTCGGTCGGCAGGCAATTTGCCATCAACATCCCCGCCGGCGACGATTTCGCGTCCTGGTGCATGGCCGCGATGGCGTTTCTCGGCCTCGCTCACACCTTCAAGCGCGGTGAGATGATCCGGGTCGGACTCCTGCTGGAGCGTCTGCACGGCCGGACCCGGCAGGCCGCCGAGATTATCGCACTCGGAATCGCCACCGTCTTCATTCTCTATTTTACCCGGTATGCCGCGCAGATGGCTTACGATTCCTGGCGCTTCAACGACGTGGCCCAGGGCGTCGTCGCCGTTCCTCTCTGGATTCCCCAAATCGGCTTTGCCGGTGGCCTCGCGATCCTGTCGATCGCGGTGATTGACGAGATGGTCAATGTGCTGCGTGGCGGCCGGCCAAGCTACGAGCAGGGCTCGCCCGACGAAACGCCGGACGAATTCATCGAGCGAATATCGCAGGGCGGCGGGGGTTGA
- a CDS encoding acyl-CoA synthetase has protein sequence MSDRQNQYNIGLDKTPANYVPLSPLSFLARSAAVYPDHVSTVYEGRSFTWAQTHERCKRFASYLAGKGIGVGDTVAAMLPNIPAMNEAHFAVPMTGAVLNALNIRLDAPSIAFQLDHGGARIILVDPEFSGVITDALAQMTGPKPFVIDVDDAAFTGAKRIGEIEYEAAVAQGDPNFAAIAPGDEWDAIALSYTSGTTGNPKGVVTHHRGAYLNAVSNILAGNLGQHPVYLWTLPMFHCNGWCFPWTMAAAAGINVCLRKVEPTRIFELIRQHGVTHMCGAPIVYNTLINAPDAPKGNAARRVVGLIAGAAPPVAVLEGAERIGIKLTHVYGLTEVYGPASVCAEQPGWDDLPAAERARMKRRQGVPYPLEESVTVIDPNTMQQVPRDGETIGEVMFRGNIVMKGYLKNEKATKEAFEGGWFHTGDLGVLDEHGYVTIKDRSKDIIISGGENVSSVEVEDILYKHPAVLFAAVVAKPDPKWGEVPCAFVELKDGASATEADIIAFCRTHMSGFKTPKAVVFGPIPKTSTGKIQKFLLRNEVGSAKAISA, from the coding sequence ATGAGTGATCGGCAGAACCAGTACAATATCGGCCTCGACAAGACCCCTGCCAACTACGTGCCGCTATCGCCGCTGAGCTTCCTTGCGCGCAGCGCTGCGGTGTACCCGGATCACGTCAGCACGGTCTATGAGGGCCGCAGCTTCACCTGGGCGCAGACGCATGAGCGCTGTAAGCGCTTTGCGTCATATCTCGCCGGCAAGGGCATCGGCGTCGGCGACACCGTCGCGGCGATGCTGCCGAACATCCCGGCGATGAACGAAGCACATTTCGCGGTCCCGATGACGGGCGCCGTGCTCAACGCTCTCAACATCCGGCTCGATGCGCCCTCGATCGCGTTCCAGCTCGATCACGGCGGCGCCAGAATCATCCTGGTCGATCCCGAATTTTCCGGCGTGATCACCGATGCGCTGGCCCAGATGACCGGGCCAAAGCCGTTCGTGATCGACGTTGACGATGCCGCCTTCACGGGCGCCAAGCGCATCGGCGAGATCGAATATGAAGCGGCCGTCGCGCAAGGCGATCCGAATTTTGCAGCGATCGCGCCGGGCGATGAATGGGATGCGATCGCGCTGAGCTATACCTCGGGCACGACGGGCAATCCCAAGGGCGTCGTGACCCATCATCGCGGCGCCTATCTGAACGCCGTCAGCAACATCCTCGCCGGCAATCTCGGCCAGCATCCGGTCTATCTGTGGACCCTGCCGATGTTTCACTGCAATGGCTGGTGCTTCCCCTGGACCATGGCGGCAGCTGCCGGAATCAATGTCTGCCTGCGCAAGGTCGAGCCGACCAGGATCTTCGAGCTGATCAGGCAGCACGGCGTCACCCATATGTGCGGCGCGCCGATCGTCTACAACACGCTGATCAACGCACCCGATGCACCGAAAGGAAATGCGGCTCGCCGCGTGGTCGGCCTGATCGCCGGCGCGGCCCCGCCGGTCGCAGTCCTCGAAGGCGCCGAGCGCATCGGCATCAAGCTCACGCACGTCTATGGCCTGACCGAGGTCTACGGCCCCGCCTCCGTCTGCGCCGAGCAGCCCGGCTGGGACGATCTTCCCGCCGCCGAGCGCGCGCGCATGAAGCGCCGGCAGGGCGTGCCCTACCCGCTCGAGGAAAGCGTCACCGTCATCGATCCCAACACCATGCAGCAGGTCCCGCGCGACGGCGAGACGATCGGCGAGGTCATGTTTCGCGGCAACATCGTGATGAAGGGCTACCTCAAGAACGAGAAGGCGACCAAGGAAGCCTTCGAGGGCGGCTGGTTTCACACCGGCGATCTCGGCGTGCTCGACGAGCACGGCTACGTCACGATCAAGGACCGGTCCAAGGACATCATCATCTCGGGCGGCGAGAACGTCTCGTCCGTCGAAGTCGAGGATATCCTCTACAAGCACCCGGCCGTGCTGTTCGCCGCGGTGGTTGCCAAGCCTGATCCCAAATGGGGCGAAGTGCCTTGCGCCTTCGTCGAGCTGAAGGACGGCGCCAGCGCGACCGAAGCCGACATCATCGCCTTCTGCCGCACGCATATGAGCGGCTTCAAGACACCGAAGGCCGTCGTCTTCGGGCCGATCCCGAAGACGTCGACCGGCAAGATCCAGAAATTCCTGCTGCGCAACGAAGTCGGCTCGGCCAAAGCCATTTCGGCGTGA
- a CDS encoding ferritin-like domain-containing protein — MPFLRTSLLSAEPGRVPKSLDELFALAHAMEQEAANRYDDLAKEMRKQGKNDLADVFARLSSAEREHVDSVARWSQSRRGKVPDPVLVRWQTPEAIDAEVAADAKTSRLMTPYRALAMAVRNEERAFAFWSYLAAYSDDPEIKRASEAMASEELGHVAALRKERRRAYHREHDQDSAGASGTAALQIDARKLELRLADQLADLERHMSGPAAVRTRELRDETVRMADAAADVGRFPVSLAGKGSLEIAEALVDTYLDGAERSNDAARTEVLQQMAERAIARLAWLRSLSAD, encoded by the coding sequence ATGCCATTCCTGCGCACGTCATTGCTGAGTGCCGAGCCCGGTCGTGTACCGAAGTCTCTCGACGAGCTCTTTGCGCTAGCGCACGCAATGGAGCAGGAGGCGGCAAATCGTTACGACGATTTGGCCAAAGAGATGCGCAAGCAGGGGAAGAATGATCTCGCCGATGTCTTTGCGCGACTAAGTTCCGCCGAGCGCGAGCACGTCGACAGCGTCGCGCGCTGGTCACAATCGCGTCGCGGCAAGGTTCCGGATCCCGTGCTGGTGCGCTGGCAGACGCCCGAAGCGATCGATGCGGAAGTCGCCGCGGACGCGAAGACATCCCGCTTGATGACGCCCTATCGCGCGCTCGCAATGGCCGTCCGCAATGAGGAGCGCGCCTTCGCTTTCTGGTCCTATCTCGCGGCTTATTCCGATGATCCCGAGATCAAGAGGGCGTCTGAGGCCATGGCGAGCGAAGAGCTTGGCCATGTTGCCGCGCTGCGAAAGGAGAGGCGTCGCGCTTACCATCGCGAACACGATCAGGACTCTGCCGGTGCATCGGGAACCGCAGCATTGCAGATTGATGCGCGGAAGCTGGAGCTTCGCCTGGCAGACCAGCTCGCTGATCTCGAGCGACACATGAGCGGGCCGGCCGCAGTCCGGACACGAGAGCTTCGCGACGAGACGGTCAGGATGGCCGACGCTGCCGCCGATGTCGGCCGCTTTCCGGTCTCCCTGGCAGGAAAGGGTTCGCTGGAGATCGCCGAGGCGCTGGTCGACACTTATCTCGACGGGGCCGAGCGCTCGAATGACGCTGCTCGCACCGAAGTCCTGCAACAGATGGCGGAGAGGGCAATCGCACGACTGGCCTGGCTCCGGTCGCTTTCGGCGGATTAG
- a CDS encoding TatD family hydrolase — translation MLVDSHCHLDFPDFAEDLDGIVSRARAAGIGRMVTISTRVRKLDQLLAIAERYDDVYCSVGTHPHHADEEDGITPDELIALTQHSKVVALGEAGLDYFYDNGSPEAQARGFRAHIAAARATGLPLVIHTREADGDCARILEEEAEKGSFRAVLHCYTGGRELALKAVSLGLYIGFTGILTFKKSDSLRALAAELPSDRILVETDSPYLAPGKFRGKRNEPAYVVEVAKVLAETRGVSLEEISRQTSENFFRLFSKVKA, via the coding sequence ATGCTGGTCGATAGTCACTGCCATCTGGATTTTCCCGATTTCGCGGAAGATCTCGACGGCATCGTCTCACGTGCCCGCGCAGCTGGCATCGGCCGCATGGTCACGATCTCGACGCGCGTACGAAAGCTCGATCAGCTTCTGGCGATCGCCGAGCGCTACGACGACGTCTATTGCTCGGTCGGCACCCATCCGCACCATGCGGACGAGGAAGACGGCATCACGCCGGACGAGCTGATCGCGCTGACGCAGCACTCCAAGGTGGTCGCGCTCGGCGAAGCCGGGCTCGACTATTTCTACGACAACGGCTCGCCGGAAGCGCAGGCGAGGGGCTTTCGGGCCCACATCGCCGCCGCGCGCGCAACCGGCCTACCGCTGGTGATCCATACCCGCGAGGCCGACGGGGATTGCGCCCGCATTCTCGAAGAGGAGGCGGAGAAGGGATCGTTCCGCGCGGTGCTGCATTGTTACACCGGCGGGCGCGAGCTGGCGCTGAAGGCGGTGTCGCTCGGGCTTTACATCGGCTTCACGGGCATCCTGACCTTCAAGAAGTCGGATAGCTTGCGCGCGCTGGCGGCCGAATTGCCGTCCGATCGTATCCTGGTTGAAACGGACTCGCCCTATCTTGCGCCGGGCAAGTTTCGAGGCAAGCGCAACGAGCCGGCCTATGTGGTCGAGGTCGCCAAGGTGCTCGCTGAAACACGCGGCGTTTCGCTCGAGGAGATTTCGCGCCAGACCAGCGAAAACTTCTTCCGTTTGTTCTCCAAGGTAAAAGCCTGA
- a CDS encoding TRAP transporter substrate-binding protein: MTSRLLLSGLIAGALLAAPPVMAQTKWNLPAAYPIDNPHSENLVAFAKDVEAATSGKLLITVHPNASLFKAPDIKRAVVTGQAQMGELLLSIHENEDPVFGIDVVPFLATSFPQAMKLYQASKPLIAKKLDAQGLKLLFAVPWAPQGVYANKPLASIEDMKGLKWRAYNVGTARIGELVGAQAVTIQAAELPQALATGVVNSFMSSGGTGYDSKAWESLKYFYDVQAWIPKDYTFVNKAAFEALDKPTQEAVLKAAATAETRGWKAWEDKANWYIEQLKAKGMTVEPPSPALKAGFEKIGEQLTADWLKKAGADGQAVIDAYKKM, from the coding sequence ATGACGTCTCGCTTGTTGCTCTCAGGTCTAATCGCTGGTGCGTTGCTGGCCGCGCCGCCCGTCATGGCCCAGACCAAATGGAATCTGCCGGCGGCATATCCAATCGACAATCCGCACTCGGAAAACCTGGTCGCTTTCGCCAAGGACGTCGAAGCTGCGACCTCCGGAAAGCTGCTCATCACAGTTCATCCGAACGCCTCGCTGTTCAAGGCCCCGGACATCAAGCGTGCGGTCGTGACGGGGCAGGCGCAAATGGGCGAATTGTTGCTCTCGATCCATGAGAACGAAGACCCTGTGTTCGGGATCGACGTCGTGCCGTTCCTTGCGACGAGCTTCCCTCAGGCGATGAAGCTGTACCAGGCGTCGAAGCCGCTGATCGCCAAGAAGCTGGACGCGCAAGGCCTGAAGCTCCTGTTCGCGGTGCCGTGGGCGCCGCAGGGCGTGTACGCCAACAAGCCGCTTGCCTCGATCGAGGACATGAAGGGCCTGAAGTGGCGTGCCTATAACGTCGGCACCGCGCGTATCGGCGAGTTGGTCGGCGCCCAGGCCGTCACGATCCAGGCCGCAGAGCTTCCGCAAGCGCTCGCAACGGGCGTCGTGAATTCCTTCATGTCGTCCGGCGGCACGGGCTACGATTCCAAGGCCTGGGAGTCGCTCAAGTATTTCTACGATGTGCAAGCCTGGATCCCGAAGGACTACACCTTCGTCAACAAGGCGGCATTCGAGGCTCTCGACAAGCCGACCCAGGAGGCCGTCCTCAAGGCCGCGGCTACCGCGGAAACGCGCGGCTGGAAGGCCTGGGAAGACAAGGCCAATTGGTACATCGAGCAGCTCAAGGCCAAGGGCATGACGGTTGAGCCGCCAAGCCCGGCGCTGAAGGCCGGTTTCGAGAAGATCGGTGAGCAGCTCACGGCCGACTGGCTCAAGAAGGCCGGCGCGGACGGCCAGGCCGTCATCGACGCCTACAAGAAGATGTGA